GAGGCGCGCGTCCGGCGGCGTGGCGCGGGCGCAACGGAACAGCTGGGAAACCCGGTACGGGAAGGCCCCCAGCATACCGGCTTCCGCGCTGGAATCGCAACTTTTCGGGCCTTGGGGCTTGCAAGATCGGCGCGTATAGCCGATAATTAGCGTGTAGACGGCGGCGTTGGGCCATACGCGGCCCGGCGCCGTCCGGGCGGCAGCAATACGAAGAAGGGCCGCGGATTTGCGGGTCCCCGGTGAACCTATGAAGCAACATCTACTGGTATGGCTGGCCGCGCTGATTGCGGTGGCGCTGGCGTCCGTCGTGTATATTTCGCGGCAGACGACCGCGCGCACGTCCGATGCACTTGCGAGCCCGGCGGCGGCGGTGGATCAGGCGCTGGCGCTGCTGGAGGTGGATCCCAATGCGCTCCGGGTGGCGACGCAGCGCGCTATCCGTGCGGCGTCGGTACTCGCGGAGGGGGGATCCGTCCCGGGGGCGAAGGGGGCCTTCTTGTTGGGGTACCAGTATATGCGCGAGCACAACTTCCACGCGGCGGAGGGGCAGTTCAAGAAGGCGATCGCGCTTGATCCGGCGTGGAGCTGGCCCTACGCCAATTTGGGGAACCTTCTGGGGCTCCACAGTTTCGGGCGGACGGCCGAGGCGATGGACGTGCTTCAGAAGAGCGTTTCGCTCGACCCCGAATGGGGGCGGCCCTACGGGATTATGGCGGTAATATTGCGCGCGGAGGGGAAGTTCGACGAGGCGCTGGTGCAGGCGGAGCTTGCGCTGAAGTACATGCCGGAGAATATCTCCCCGCTGAACAACTACGCGAATCTGTTGGTCGACCTGAAGCGCTTTGACGAGGCGGAGGTGTATTACCGCCGCGCGATCGAGAGCTTTCCCGAGCATCCGAAGCCCTATTACAACCTCGCGTGCCTTTACGCGCTCGTGGGCCGCAAGGCGGAATCGCTGGACAACCTCCAGGAGGCCTTCCGCCGTTCCGACGTGCTCCGCTACGAGGCCGTGGACGACGCCGATCTCGCCAACCTCCGGGGGGACCCGCTTTTCGAGTCCCTTGTCCACCGCGACCGCGCCGGCGACCGTCCGTCCGGCCACGACGCCGGGTTGGATTGGGAATAGGCGTAATTCTTTAGCCGTCTGAAGTAAGGCGTTCGCCGATACGAGATTCCTTACTTACACTGGATGTATTCGTCATTCCCGCGAAGGCGGGAATCCAGAGGGTTTCCGAGGTTAACGTTGCATGGTCTCTGGATCCCCACTTTCGTGGGGATGACGGTGCTCGATCACCGAGAGCCGCCACCGTTGGGTGCGACGAGGGCGACTACTTCAGACGGCTAAAGTGTTACGAATAGGCGAAGGCGGCGCGGGGGCCCCGGCGTCCCGAATTTCCGGCGACCGGGCGCAAGTTGCCGTCCGGTCCGGGAGTTTGTACACTACGTCGCATTGAGGAACGCGCCGGGTGGCGCGCCACGGCGGGACGGGACGATGAGTCAACGAATCACCAAACGCTGGATTGCGGGGGGCGCGGCCCTGGCCTTGGCCCTTTCGGGCTGTGAAACCCTGCCGGCCCCCGGCGCGCAGGCGGCGTACGAGGCGTACCGAAACGAAGGGGTCCGGCCGGCGTTCAACGTGGGTTTTAACTACAACGACGGTCTGGTCGTCGACAACGCGTTTGTGGCGTCCCAGTACTACGAGGGAACGGCCCGGGCGGGCCGGGCGGAGGTGGCGTTTCAGGCGGGTCTGAAGGAGCAGGCGGGGGCGCTCGCCGTGGAGATCGAGCAGCACCTTGCGCATGTCGAGCAGGCGCTCGGGCGCGACTATCCGCTGCCGGTGCGCGCGTATCTCCTCCGGCGCGATCGTATGCCGGGGACGATTGCGGGGAGCTTCCAGAAGACCAGCGAGGTCTTCCAGTTTCCCCTGTTCGCGGTGGACGGGGAGGAGTCCTTTGAGACGATCCGGTCGACGAATCCATTCTACCCGTACATGTTTGTGCACGAGCTCACGAAGCTGAGCCTGGTCGACCCGGCGCGCCCGCCGCTGGTGCTGGCGGATCAGAGAAGCAATCCGCTGGTGAAGATCGAGTACAACACGCGCTGGTTCCGGGAGGGGCTCGCGAACTACGCCGAGTATCTCGTGTATGAGCGCTTGCGCGCCCGCGCCGAAGCCGAGGGCGACCCGCTGGCCCTCTCGCCGTTTGAATCGTCCCACGTGTACCAGAAACCCCTCAGCGCGCTGGCGGCGCTTGGGCCCGCGGTGCTCGACTGGCCGGCCTTCGGCGAAACCGCCCGGGATCCCGATTACTTCAACGCGAGCCTGGGGCTGTTCCTGCTGGTTGAGGACCAGTTTGGCGAGGGGGCGGTGCGCCGGGTGCTGGATGAGCTGGAGACGGCCGAGTACGTGGATGGGACGGTAATCGAGACGGCGTTCAACCGGGCGCTGAACACGGACATCCGCCGGCTCGCCACCGACTTCGCGCTGCCCGCGCCGGGCGCCGAAACCAGCACGCTGACGCCGGCCACCGCGAAGAACTATGGCCTGCGCGCCGGCAGCGGGCTCTACGTGAACAATGTTGCCGAGGGGGGCCTCGCGAAGGCGGCGGGGCTCCAGCGCGGGGACGTTATCGTCCAGATCAACCGCCGTCCGGTCGCCAATACGCTTGACGCGGAACTCGCGATGCTGGAGGCGAAACGTCACGGAAACGTGTATTTCACGATTGACCGGATGGGCGAGCGGCAGACGCTGGGCACGCGCTTTAACGTGCCGGCGGCGCCGGGAACGGGGCAGAGCGGCGTCGGGCCCGGCCTCGTCACCGGCGATGTTCTGGGGTTCAGCGGCACGGAGTAACCGGGCCGCATTGACCCATTTTCCAGCCCTTTGCTAGACTTCGTGCCGTTGTGTGGGCGCTATTTGTGGGGCGGCCCCGTATTCTCGCAATCATCCGGACGCCGCCGCGCGCGCCGGCACACCCCGAGTGGAAGGACCGTGGACATGGCTGGGAAGACTCCCCTGGTGAAGGCGCAGACGTTGAAGGGGTTTCAGGATTTTCTCCCGGCCGGCGCGATGATGCGCGCGGGGGCCATGCGGCGGATCGAGGCGATTTTCCAGCAATATGGCTTCTCCCCCGTGGAAACGCCCGCGCTCGAATACCTCGACGTGCTGCTCGGCGCCGGGGGCGAGGAGACCAACAAGGAGCTATTCCGCCTCGAAAGCCCCGAGGGCGAGCCGATCGCGTTGCGCTTCGACCTCACGGTGCCGTTTGCGCGGCTGCTCGCGCAGTACCCCGACCAGATCAAGGCGCCCTTCCGCCGCTACGCGATGGGGCCGGTCTGGCGCGCCGACAAGCCGGGCCCGGGGCGCTTCCGGCAGTTCACGCAGGTGGATATCGACGCCGCCGGAGCCGCCACGGTCGCCGTGGACGCCGAGATCATCGCCGTGATGTGCGCGGTAATGGATGCCCTGGGCGCGCCCGAGTACCTGGTATTGATCAATAACCGGAAGCTCATCGACGCGCTCCTCGAGGATTGCGGCATCGTGGAGAGCGGTCGCCAGAAGCATGTGCTGCGCGTGATCGACAAGCTCGGCAAGGTGGGCGTTGAGAACGTGCGGCTTGAGCTGGGCGGCGGGCGCATCGACGATTCCGGCGACCCCATTCCCGGGGTACAGCTCCCGCCTGAGACGATAGAGCGGATACTCGGGTTTGTCGCTATCGGCGGCAATACGCGCGCGGCGGTGGTGGCCGGGATGCGCGCGGCGCTCTCCGGCAGCGCGCTGGCCACCGAGGGGCTGGCCGAAATGGAAGAGCTCGCGGAGTCGCTCGACGCCCTGGGCGTTGCGGACGCGCACACGCGGTTCGACCCGAGCCTGGCGCGTGGGCTGGATTACTATACCGGCCCGGTGTTCGAGATGATCTTGCCGGGGGCGCCGGAATTCGGCACGGTGATGGGCGGCGGGCGCTACAACCAGCTCGTCGAGCGGTTCATGCACCAGGCGATCCCCTGCACGGGCATGTCCGTCGGCCTCGATCGCCTGCTGGCCGCCCTGGGCCGGCTGGACCTCGTGCAGGCCCCCTCAACGCCGGTCGAGGCGCTTGTCGTGACGATGGGGAACGTGCCGAAGGCCGAGACCCTGCGGGTCGCCCAGGAGCTCCGCCTTGCCGGCATACGTACCGAGACGTTCTTCGCGAGCAAGAAGAAAATGCAGATGGGCAACCAGCTGAGCCACGCGGACCACTACGGGATCCCGGTTGCGGTTATCATTGGGGAAGACGAGATCGCGCGGGGTGTCGTGTCCGTCAAGGATCTTGAGGCGGGGAAGGCGGGCCGGGAAGGGATCGACGATCGGGACGCGTACCGCGAGGCGGGCAAGACCGGGCAGGTGACGGTGCCGCGTACCACGATGGTGGCGACGGTACTGGCGTGTCTTGGGCGCACGGGTTGAAGGCGGTCGGGAAAAAGTTGATCTGTCCAACCGTATCCGCGAAGAATACAGGGCGCCGGTAAACGCAGGTTCACGCGGGAACGCGCGCGAAAAGCGTTTTTCCGGGCGAAGATCGGTTGTTTTTGTCAGTTTGCGTCGCTGGCTGTTAAGAAAACACTTGCGGTGAAGCGCCTTAACGTATATGCTGGTCAGAGTACGGAGAGCTATACATTGAGCGGGCCAGGGACTGCACATGCAGGAATCGGTACAAGATTTCCTGTAAGATGTGTCGGGCTGAGTGGCGGCAATGACGGCGTGCTTCACATTGGGAACGGATCAAATCTGGCAACGGTGTAAGGTGTAAACATGTACAGACTACTTAGTGAGAGAACTCTCGGGGCAAGATTCTGGACGGCTGCTATTCTTGGATCGTTCGCCTGCACCGGCGCCATAGCGTATGCGGAGACGTTCACCGTCAACTTTCTCTCCGTCGTAGAGGTGGGGAATGACGATTGGGCGGATGACCCGGATGCGCGGCCTGGCGACGGGATCGCGGAGCGGGTGGTGGGATCCGGCGAGGTAACGTTGCGATCCGCCATCGAGGAAGCCAACGCCCTGCCGGGGCACGACATCATCTTGCTGCCCGGCGGCATGTCGACGAAGCACTACACCCACTACCCGCCACTGACGGATCCGGCGGGTGTGACGATCATGTCAATCGGCGAGGGGCGGTTCACGGTGGATGGAACGAGCGCCGGGGATCGGATCTCGGGCTATGCGAGCCTTCTGAACAGTGCGTTTGCGGCCTTGGATGTGTCTCCCACGGACGACCGATTGAGCATTTCCGAGGCGCGGGGGATCTTCAGCGAAAACCCGGATGGCGTGGCGGACCTCTTCGAAAACCAGCGCTTTGAGCGGGGCCTTAGCGACGAAGACTTCTCGGATCTGGACTTGAATGGAGATGGCTTTCTGACGGCGGAGGAATTGCAGGATGTGAACCCCCGGGAAGGCGGGTTTGTGATTGCGAGCCCGAACAACAAGATCATCAATGTAGCCTTTGCGAACCTACCGGGTGTTGCGATTGAACTCCGGGGCCCCACCGCAAGCAACAATATTATCCAAGGCTGCTATATCGGAACCAATGGTTCGAGCGACGCGAACAACGACGAGCACGGCATTCTGATCACGGGCGGCGCGCACAGCAATTTGATAGGCGGGACAACGGAGGAGGCGCGCAACATCATCTCGGGCAACGGCGACTCCGATGTGGACGCCAACATGGTGGCCAAAGACTACGGGCACGGGATCCTGATCACGGGCGCCGGCACCACCAACAATACGATCATTGGAAACTATATCGGCACGGATGAAACCGGCGAAACGGCGGTTCCCAACGCCTTCAGCGGAATCGCCATCATCAATGGAGCGCACGGAAACATCATCGGCGGGCCGGGCGAGGGTGAGCGGAACATTATCTCGGGCAACGGGATGACCAGCGATGGTTGCGACGACAATTGCGGGTACGGGTTCTATTCGCTTTACGGCCACGGCATTTTTATCGCCAATTCGGCCAACAATCGAATCCAGGGCAACTGGATCGGCGTGAACAGCGCGGGCGAACGGCTGGGCAATTATGTTACCGGCATCCGGATTATTAATTCGGTCAATGATCTTATCGGCGGGCCGACACCCGAGGAGGGGAATGTGATTGCCGGGCACAACGTCTCGGGAATTCGAAACTGGAGCCCCGGCGGGGTGCGGCTTTTAGTTACGACAGCGACGCGGCTCCAAAACAACGTCATCGGTCTCCTGCCAGACGGCGAATCCTTTGGCGGCAATTACCGGGGCCTGCTCGCGGACTTCTGCCTGGACCTCGAAGTCGGCGCGCCCGGCGCCGGCAATGTGATTTCCGGCAACGGTACGCGCGGCATGACAATCATTGACAGCGCGGGCGCGCTCATTCAGGGCAATTTCATCGGGACCGACGTGACGGGGTCCACGGCGATTCCCAATGACGATTCCGGCCTTCAGATTATCGGAAACTTCTTCGGCGTGGACCGGAATCTCGTCGGCGGCTCGGGGGCGGGAGAAGGCAACGTTATCTCAGGCAATTTCGATGATGGCATCATCCTGCTGGACGCCTCGGGGGTGGATATCGAAGGAAACCATATCGGCGTGAGCGCGTCGGGCACGCAGGCTGTGCCCAACTCCGTGATCGGCATCCTGGTGAATTCCGGGTCTCGGGATATACGTATTGGTGGAAGCGGCGCTGGCCAGGGTAATGTTATATCGGCGAACGAGTGGGACGGCATTCGAATTGCGCGCAGCGTCATAGGATCGGCCACGCGGGATATCATCGTGCAGGGCAACCGGATCGGGGTGGCGGCGACGGGGACCGCGGCGCTGCCGAACCGCCTTAACGGCATAACGCTGCTTGAGGGCGCGATCGACAATATCATCGGTGGCGTTGGGCCGGGGGAAGGCAACATCATCGCGTTCAGCGGCGTTGGATTCACGGATGACACGGGCCAGAGCGGCTTCGGGGTTCGAATCAAGGGCGGTAGCCAGCGCACCACGGAGCGGAACACGGTGCGCGGCAACTCGATTTTCAGCAACCGTGAGAAGGGGATCGTCCTCCAGAAGGAAGCGCTTCCCGGCGCGACTCCCGTGAACAATGACATCGCCCCGCCGGTTATCAATTCCATCGGCCCGGTAATCGGGACGGGCCCGGCGAATTCGTTTATTGACCTGTATGGCGACAATGCGGACGAAGGGAGGCTGTATCTGGGTACGGGCGTCTCGGACGGCGCCGGCAACTTCTCGTTTGACCTCGATCTTTCCGCTGTCGCCGCGGCCAATCTCAGCCACATAACGGCGACGGCAACCGACAGCGACGGCAACACGTCCGAATTCTCGGCGCCGATGGTAGTCGCTCCACCCTCGATCGTCACCCCCCCATCGGCGTTGCGCGTTGCGGAAGGCGATCCATTCAGCCTCACAATCGAGGCGGCCGGGTCCGAGCTGCTGGTCTACACCTGGGAGTACGTGGAGGACGGCAGTGACTTTGTTCCAGTGGCCGACGACGGTGTATTCAGCGGATCGAATACGAATCAGCTCCAGAACAACGGCGCAAGAATCGAAGACGGAGGAATCTACCGTTGCGTCGTGACCAACGCCGTTGGAACGGTGTCCACCACGCCGGTAATCGTGGAGGTCATTCCGCTGAACACCGACGTATCCACGGTATCGACGCTGCAGGATGTTGTGGACGGCAACACCATGTCGCCGGCGCACCTGATTGCGAATCCCGGCGCGGACGGCGCGATATCGCTTCGGGAAGCGATCATCGCGGCGAACAACCGGGCGGGCGCGGACACGATCAACTTCGGCGTGACGGGAACGATCCTGCTTAGCGGCGGCCTGCCGAACCTGGCCGATGGCGAGACGACCATCAATGGCGGGGGGCAGATCACCCTGGACGGCAACAGCCTGGCCGGCTCGATCGCGGGTCTCCGGATCGTCTCGGCGGACAACGTGGTCCGCGGGCTGGCGATAGTTCGGTTCCCGGGCAGCGGCGTCGAGATTGACGGCGCTGCGGCCACGGGCAACCTGATCGCGGATTGCTTCATCGGCACCAACGGCCAGGCGCCGCTGGGGAACAACAACCACGGCGTCCTGATCCAGAATGGCGCCTCGGATAACCTCGTTGGCGGGGCGGACGCGGGCGACCGGAACATACTTTCCGGGAACATCCGCAGCGGCGTCTTCCTGACGGGAACCGGGACGTCGGGCAACCGAATTCTCGGCAACTACATCGGTCTTGACAGCGCGGGCGTTGCGGCGGTCGCGAATGGCGCCACCGGCGTCAGCCTGGTGGCCGGCGCCAGCGACAACGCGGTTGGCGGCGTCGAGGAAGGCGAAGGCAACGTCATCTCGTCGAACATCACGACGGGCGTGTTCGTTTCGGGCGCCGGTACGTCGGGCAACCTGATCGCCGCGAACCTTATCGGCCTGGACGCGAATGGCGCCGGGAGCCTGGGCAACGTGCGCAACGGCGTGGCCATCCTGGACGGCGCGACGGACACGACGGTCGGCGGCGACGATCCGCTGGCGGCGAACACGATCAGCGGCAACGGCAACGCCGGCGTTCTGGTCGATGGCGCGGCGAGCCTCCGGAATACGGTGCGCCTCAACAGCATACACGGGAATTTCGCCAC
Above is a window of Candidatus Hydrogenedentota bacterium DNA encoding:
- a CDS encoding PDZ domain-containing protein encodes the protein MSQRITKRWIAGGAALALALSGCETLPAPGAQAAYEAYRNEGVRPAFNVGFNYNDGLVVDNAFVASQYYEGTARAGRAEVAFQAGLKEQAGALAVEIEQHLAHVEQALGRDYPLPVRAYLLRRDRMPGTIAGSFQKTSEVFQFPLFAVDGEESFETIRSTNPFYPYMFVHELTKLSLVDPARPPLVLADQRSNPLVKIEYNTRWFREGLANYAEYLVYERLRARAEAEGDPLALSPFESSHVYQKPLSALAALGPAVLDWPAFGETARDPDYFNASLGLFLLVEDQFGEGAVRRVLDELETAEYVDGTVIETAFNRALNTDIRRLATDFALPAPGAETSTLTPATAKNYGLRAGSGLYVNNVAEGGLAKAAGLQRGDVIVQINRRPVANTLDAELAMLEAKRHGNVYFTIDRMGERQTLGTRFNVPAAPGTGQSGVGPGLVTGDVLGFSGTE
- a CDS encoding tetratricopeptide repeat protein, yielding MKQHLLVWLAALIAVALASVVYISRQTTARTSDALASPAAAVDQALALLEVDPNALRVATQRAIRAASVLAEGGSVPGAKGAFLLGYQYMREHNFHAAEGQFKKAIALDPAWSWPYANLGNLLGLHSFGRTAEAMDVLQKSVSLDPEWGRPYGIMAVILRAEGKFDEALVQAELALKYMPENISPLNNYANLLVDLKRFDEAEVYYRRAIESFPEHPKPYYNLACLYALVGRKAESLDNLQEAFRRSDVLRYEAVDDADLANLRGDPLFESLVHRDRAGDRPSGHDAGLDWE
- a CDS encoding DUF5011 domain-containing protein, with the protein product MYRLLSERTLGARFWTAAILGSFACTGAIAYAETFTVNFLSVVEVGNDDWADDPDARPGDGIAERVVGSGEVTLRSAIEEANALPGHDIILLPGGMSTKHYTHYPPLTDPAGVTIMSIGEGRFTVDGTSAGDRISGYASLLNSAFAALDVSPTDDRLSISEARGIFSENPDGVADLFENQRFERGLSDEDFSDLDLNGDGFLTAEELQDVNPREGGFVIASPNNKIINVAFANLPGVAIELRGPTASNNIIQGCYIGTNGSSDANNDEHGILITGGAHSNLIGGTTEEARNIISGNGDSDVDANMVAKDYGHGILITGAGTTNNTIIGNYIGTDETGETAVPNAFSGIAIINGAHGNIIGGPGEGERNIISGNGMTSDGCDDNCGYGFYSLYGHGIFIANSANNRIQGNWIGVNSAGERLGNYVTGIRIINSVNDLIGGPTPEEGNVIAGHNVSGIRNWSPGGVRLLVTTATRLQNNVIGLLPDGESFGGNYRGLLADFCLDLEVGAPGAGNVISGNGTRGMTIIDSAGALIQGNFIGTDVTGSTAIPNDDSGLQIIGNFFGVDRNLVGGSGAGEGNVISGNFDDGIILLDASGVDIEGNHIGVSASGTQAVPNSVIGILVNSGSRDIRIGGSGAGQGNVISANEWDGIRIARSVIGSATRDIIVQGNRIGVAATGTAALPNRLNGITLLEGAIDNIIGGVGPGEGNIIAFSGVGFTDDTGQSGFGVRIKGGSQRTTERNTVRGNSIFSNREKGIVLQKEALPGATPVNNDIAPPVINSIGPVIGTGPANSFIDLYGDNADEGRLYLGTGVSDGAGNFSFDLDLSAVAAANLSHITATATDSDGNTSEFSAPMVVAPPSIVTPPSALRVAEGDPFSLTIEAAGSELLVYTWEYVEDGSDFVPVADDGVFSGSNTNQLQNNGARIEDGGIYRCVVTNAVGTVSTTPVIVEVIPLNTDVSTVSTLQDVVDGNTMSPAHLIANPGADGAISLREAIIAANNRAGADTINFGVTGTILLSGGLPNLADGETTINGGGQITLDGNSLAGSIAGLRIVSADNVVRGLAIVRFPGSGVEIDGAAATGNLIADCFIGTNGQAPLGNNNHGVLIQNGASDNLVGGADAGDRNILSGNIRSGVFLTGTGTSGNRILGNYIGLDSAGVAAVANGATGVSLVAGASDNAVGGVEEGEGNVISSNITTGVFVSGAGTSGNLIAANLIGLDANGAGSLGNVRNGVAILDGATDTTVGGDDPLAANTISGNGNAGVLVDGAASLRNTVRLNSIHGNFATGIALTSGANADIAAPEITMLGSVIGTAAPGATVDIYASEDGQGRLYLDTVAADGDGAFFSAIDLAEVVGLNVTATATDADGNTSAFSPAVFVDLAPPVLTLNGSAEVTAQCGSPYTDAGVTAIDDVDGDLSGQVVVTVTRNGVAVSSVDTSVLGVYTLVYEVSDSGGQAAVPVTRTVTVVDTAAPVITLNGSASVTVECNTGFTDPGATAIDACEGSVAVSVAGVVDVTTPGVYPIVYSASDGQGNTATPVTRTVTVRDTAAPVITLNGAASVTIECGTPYLDPGATATDACDTAVEVVVDNPVEPGVAGLYTVLYDAVDASGNRATQAFRVVEVVDTRAPVIQLLGAADLTVECGVPFVDPGVVVTDACDGGLPAIVSGGVNTDVPGNYTVVYSASDSAGNAAESVTRIVRVADNAVPEILLNGPATVNVPCGGVYEELGATAIDGCEGNLTDEIAIGGSVNTGVAGRYTITYDVQDSRGNVAARRTRTVIVATCPAPCEDQCATDPANQVDEDGDGLSACVEACLGTDDTLIDTDGDGVPDNVEVATGTDPTVPDSDLDLDGDGLTQLEEFIFDSDPLDPNSPAVSFFVAPNGANLEAGGDSGAPWATIAYAIEQANPSVANPVRIVLADGNYPEDVELVPGVTLVGAVGSLPRIEGAVFGADNSALINVELAAFTSDDVLLVIDNVAMSVENVVFRGSAARPAAGILAIGARARGSMIDGCLFTSLSIGIDVEGGLPAIRRCTFENTSIAGVFLRSSASIASGVSLGNANDPSTGSNLFSGVTEGRAVINDTNTLLLAQQNDWGAADVNFIEQNLVRGRVEVSPVLAPGTAVNTGSLYVTVWTAATQSRISTATVVVTGSGGASVTIPLARNGVYAVPVLRSGTYTLAVSAPLFEARTQTITLEPGELGSRIVALSASAVKPGGPSCSAASGSLGAFGWMDGLLAALMLALLLWLPVRRSARG
- the hisS gene encoding histidine--tRNA ligase translates to MAGKTPLVKAQTLKGFQDFLPAGAMMRAGAMRRIEAIFQQYGFSPVETPALEYLDVLLGAGGEETNKELFRLESPEGEPIALRFDLTVPFARLLAQYPDQIKAPFRRYAMGPVWRADKPGPGRFRQFTQVDIDAAGAATVAVDAEIIAVMCAVMDALGAPEYLVLINNRKLIDALLEDCGIVESGRQKHVLRVIDKLGKVGVENVRLELGGGRIDDSGDPIPGVQLPPETIERILGFVAIGGNTRAAVVAGMRAALSGSALATEGLAEMEELAESLDALGVADAHTRFDPSLARGLDYYTGPVFEMILPGAPEFGTVMGGGRYNQLVERFMHQAIPCTGMSVGLDRLLAALGRLDLVQAPSTPVEALVVTMGNVPKAETLRVAQELRLAGIRTETFFASKKKMQMGNQLSHADHYGIPVAVIIGEDEIARGVVSVKDLEAGKAGREGIDDRDAYREAGKTGQVTVPRTTMVATVLACLGRTG